From Sulfolobales archaeon, one genomic window encodes:
- a CDS encoding branched-chain amino acid ABC transporter permease, whose translation MRFQRIHVLQVIVSLIFYIFLWIIRETFPQYGQFVTLLIFYTALGQAFNIFLGMTGYVDFGYVAFLALGMYGGGLAVKIAAEAGLQPVLALVLGPLLASLMAAAVASAVGGVALRLRGAYFAIATIGVNEGLRYLIEGAKIWGGSEGLIIARDLRSLFGDEGFSYVTTIYADTFLIFTAVAAAITTWLIKNSRIGYGLAALREDETAARVMGVNTTAYKIIAFTISALFGGLIGSAWGLKIVAIYPPEAFNITYTVEAIIIVVLGGMGTLLGPIIGGSIYTLAKYYLGVLIPGFQLLVFSAILIIVAVAFPYGLLGHIRGYIRNYALRELLR comes from the coding sequence ATGAGGTTCCAGAGGATCCATGTGCTCCAGGTTATAGTCTCTCTAATATTCTATATATTTCTATGGATTATTAGAGAGACGTTCCCACAGTATGGGCAGTTCGTTACACTACTGATATTCTATACAGCGCTTGGACAGGCTTTCAACATATTTCTGGGGATGACCGGATATGTGGATTTCGGATACGTAGCTTTTCTAGCACTGGGTATGTATGGGGGAGGCCTTGCGGTTAAAATCGCGGCAGAGGCAGGCCTCCAACCAGTGTTAGCTCTAGTGCTAGGGCCTCTACTAGCATCCCTCATGGCCGCAGCTGTAGCATCTGCTGTAGGAGGTGTGGCTCTTAGGCTTAGAGGAGCGTATTTTGCAATAGCAACTATAGGTGTTAACGAGGGGCTGAGATACCTTATAGAGGGGGCCAAGATATGGGGTGGGTCGGAGGGCCTCATAATAGCTAGGGATCTCAGGAGCCTCTTTGGGGATGAGGGCTTCAGCTATGTAACAACTATCTATGCAGACACCTTCCTAATATTCACAGCTGTAGCTGCTGCAATAACCACATGGCTCATCAAGAACAGCAGGATAGGCTATGGATTAGCCGCTCTAAGAGAGGATGAGACCGCCGCAAGGGTTATGGGTGTAAATACCACGGCATATAAAATAATAGCATTTACTATAAGCGCTCTCTTCGGCGGGCTCATAGGATCGGCTTGGGGTCTTAAAATCGTAGCAATATATCCACCCGAGGCATTCAACATAACATATACCGTGGAGGCTATAATAATAGTAGTGCTGGGGGGCATGGGCACCCTATTAGGACCCATTATAGGAGGATCTATCTATACATTAGCGAAGTACTACCTAGGAGTTCTAATACCGGGGTTCCAGCTACTTGTATTCTCAGCAATACTGATCATAGTTGCCGTGGCATTTCCATACGGCTTGTTAGGGCATATTAGGGGCTATATCAGAAACTATGCATTGAGGGAGCTTCTGAGGTGA